Proteins encoded by one window of Flavobacterium sp. N502540:
- a CDS encoding M23 family metallopeptidase, with the protein MAKVKYYYDSENLAYTKIKTRKRAKVGYALLFLLASALFGFLVFILLINTPYFETPKDRLQAREIENLKLQYAILNRKMDEIDAVAETLENRDNNIYRVYFNKAEIPDSIRKAGFRDSRKYKDLEGYNNSQLVLNTTKRIDRLSKELAIQSRSLDEILKLASTKGTLLLAIPAIQPVRNENLIRMASGFGYRTDPFTKVRKMHNGMDFTAKTGAPVYATGDGVIERADNSASGFGNHVVIRHGFGYESLYAHLSKYNCRPGQRVKRGDVIGYVGSTGRSEGPHCHYEVHKDGKVVNPLNFYYGNISAVEYVAISQMANQENQSLD; encoded by the coding sequence ATGGCGAAAGTAAAATATTATTACGACTCAGAAAATCTGGCTTATACAAAAATAAAGACCCGAAAAAGGGCTAAAGTTGGCTATGCATTACTGTTTTTATTGGCTTCGGCATTATTTGGCTTTTTAGTTTTTATACTTTTAATCAATACTCCCTATTTTGAAACGCCAAAAGATCGTTTACAGGCACGAGAAATTGAAAATCTGAAATTACAATATGCCATTCTAAACAGAAAAATGGATGAAATCGATGCCGTAGCCGAGACATTAGAAAACAGAGACAATAACATTTACAGAGTCTATTTTAACAAAGCCGAAATTCCGGATTCTATTCGAAAAGCAGGTTTCAGAGATTCCCGAAAATATAAAGATTTAGAAGGTTACAACAATTCTCAACTGGTTTTAAATACCACAAAACGAATAGATCGTCTCTCTAAAGAATTAGCGATTCAGTCTCGATCGTTAGATGAAATTTTAAAATTAGCCAGTACAAAAGGCACTTTATTGCTGGCAATTCCGGCCATTCAGCCTGTACGAAATGAGAATTTAATACGCATGGCTTCCGGTTTTGGATACAGAACCGACCCGTTCACGAAAGTACGAAAAATGCATAACGGAATGGATTTCACCGCCAAAACAGGTGCTCCCGTTTATGCTACAGGAGATGGCGTTATCGAACGAGCCGATAATTCGGCATCCGGATTTGGGAATCATGTGGTCATCAGGCATGGTTTTGGCTACGAAAGTTTGTATGCGCATTTAAGCAAATACAATTGCAGACCCGGACAACGTGTAAAACGAGGCGATGTTATTGGTTACGTGGGAAGCACAGGAAGATCTGAAGGACCGCATTGTCACTATGAAGTACACAAAGACGGTAAAGTCGTAAATCCGCTGAACTTCTATTACGGCAATATTTCGGCAGTCGAATATGTGGCCATTTCACAAATGGCAAACCAGGAAAATCAGTCATTAGATTAA
- a CDS encoding ABC transporter ATP-binding protein, which produces MKLLYSYIIKHKMLLFFALIMASINICFSLSDSIITGKLMQDCGVGLHKYDGNAVGFIKSLAFWLGLSLGAAMVSRITKNFQDYFTNVVIQRTGAQMYTDGIKKSLDLPFAEFEDQRSGETLSKLTKVRSDSEKLITLSISLIFQTVIGFVFVIVYVARIDYRISIIFLITAPIIALVSSYLGKKIKIVSKKIVNQTNALAGSTTESLRNIELVKSLGLTYQEEKRLNLNTFKILQLELEKIRFIRSLSFIQGTTVHFLRTCVVFTLYYFLFGGKIIVGDLLTMVFFTFFIFGPLQELGNFIIALNETKVSMENFKTLLSAPKEFRPKNPKHVGAIQSLLFSNVSFQHKTAKFKAVENINFEIKQGQTVAFVGPSGSGKTTLVKLLVGLYTPAEGQVFYNDIDSTEIDLLDLRKQLGFVTQDAQLFSGTIRENLLFVRPSATDEDLYDALKRASCEKLLQRAEDGLNTTIGEGGIKVSGGEKQRLSIARAILRNPNLLIFDEATSALDSITEEEINTTIRNISDKNRITVLIAHRLSTVMHADKIFVLEQGKIIEQGKHEDLIFEKGLYYAMWRQQIGERK; this is translated from the coding sequence ATGAAATTACTGTATTCTTATATAATCAAACATAAAATGTTACTATTTTTTGCTTTGATTATGGCTTCGATCAACATTTGTTTCAGTTTATCAGACTCTATTATTACCGGTAAATTAATGCAGGATTGCGGTGTTGGTTTACATAAATACGATGGAAACGCAGTCGGTTTTATCAAATCATTAGCATTTTGGTTAGGACTTTCACTTGGTGCTGCTATGGTATCGAGAATTACCAAAAACTTTCAGGACTATTTTACCAATGTTGTCATTCAGCGTACCGGAGCACAGATGTACACGGACGGAATTAAAAAATCACTGGACCTGCCGTTTGCCGAATTTGAAGACCAACGAAGCGGTGAAACGTTAAGTAAACTCACCAAAGTACGCTCTGATTCTGAGAAATTAATCACACTATCTATTTCTTTAATCTTCCAGACGGTGATTGGCTTTGTATTTGTAATTGTTTATGTCGCCCGAATCGATTATCGTATTTCGATTATCTTTTTGATCACAGCACCAATAATTGCTCTGGTTAGTTCGTACCTGGGTAAAAAAATCAAAATTGTCTCTAAAAAAATCGTAAATCAAACCAATGCTTTGGCTGGTTCCACCACCGAAAGTTTAAGAAACATTGAACTTGTAAAAAGTCTTGGATTGACGTATCAGGAAGAAAAACGTCTAAACCTGAACACCTTTAAAATCCTGCAACTTGAACTTGAAAAAATCCGTTTCATCAGGAGTTTGAGTTTTATTCAGGGCACAACCGTACATTTTTTGAGAACTTGTGTGGTTTTCACTTTATATTATTTCTTATTTGGAGGAAAAATTATTGTGGGTGATTTACTAACGATGGTTTTCTTTACTTTTTTCATTTTCGGACCGCTTCAGGAACTTGGAAATTTCATTATTGCCTTAAATGAAACTAAAGTTTCGATGGAGAATTTTAAGACCTTATTGAGTGCTCCGAAAGAATTTCGTCCAAAAAACCCAAAGCATGTTGGAGCGATTCAGTCTTTACTCTTTTCAAATGTAAGTTTTCAGCATAAAACCGCTAAATTTAAAGCGGTTGAAAATATCAATTTCGAAATTAAACAGGGACAGACAGTTGCATTTGTGGGCCCGTCAGGATCAGGAAAAACAACTTTGGTCAAATTACTCGTTGGATTGTACACCCCAGCCGAAGGTCAGGTATTTTACAACGACATCGACTCTACAGAAATTGACTTACTGGATTTAAGAAAACAATTAGGATTCGTTACTCAGGACGCTCAGTTATTCTCAGGAACAATTCGCGAGAATTTATTGTTCGTAAGACCTAGCGCTACCGATGAAGACTTATACGATGCCTTAAAAAGAGCAAGCTGTGAAAAACTGCTGCAACGTGCTGAAGACGGTTTAAACACTACAATTGGTGAAGGCGGAATTAAAGTCTCCGGTGGTGAAAAACAACGTTTGTCGATTGCCCGTGCTATTTTAAGAAATCCGAATTTATTGATTTTTGATGAAGCTACTTCTGCCCTGGATTCTATTACCGAAGAAGAAATCAATACTACTATTCGTAATATATCCGATAAAAACAGAATCACGGTTCTGATTGCGCACCGTTTATCAACCGTAATGCACGCCGACAAAATATTTGTACTGGAGCAAGGAAAAATCATCGAACAAGGAAAACACGAAGATTTAATTTTTGAGAAAGGACTTTACTACGCAATGTGGCGCCAGCAGATTGGGGAACGAAAATAG
- a CDS encoding GSCFA domain-containing protein, translating into MQFRTQIPVSKSNNPIDYHSKIISMGSCFAENMAEKFDYFKLQNETNPFGIIFNPVSIEKVIQRVVTQEFFTEKDVFFHNERWHCFEVHSDLSHSDRQELLQTLNEAISKTNKQIKEATHIIITYGTSWIYRNIESNEVVANCHKVPQKQFTKELLTVDAIQKSIQNTIRLIHGLNPNINFIFTISPVRHIKDGFVENQLSKSHLFTGLHQNLQSKIENQQLEYFPSYEIMMDELRDYRFYAEDMLHPNAVAIDYIWQRFSENYIAENSILTLQEVGEIQKSLHHRSFNPESEQHQKFLVKLRQKIKTVEEKWPHIKF; encoded by the coding sequence ATGCAATTCAGAACCCAGATTCCAGTTTCAAAAAGCAATAATCCAATCGATTATCATTCGAAGATCATTTCTATGGGATCTTGTTTTGCGGAAAACATGGCAGAGAAATTTGATTATTTTAAGCTTCAGAACGAAACCAATCCATTTGGAATTATCTTCAATCCTGTTTCTATTGAGAAAGTGATTCAGAGAGTAGTTACACAGGAGTTTTTTACGGAGAAAGATGTTTTTTTTCATAACGAACGCTGGCATTGTTTTGAAGTTCATTCAGATTTGAGTCATTCCGATCGACAGGAGTTGTTGCAAACACTTAATGAAGCAATTAGTAAAACAAACAAACAAATTAAAGAGGCGACTCACATCATAATAACTTATGGAACTTCGTGGATTTACAGAAATATTGAAAGTAACGAAGTAGTCGCTAATTGTCATAAAGTACCGCAAAAACAATTCACGAAAGAATTATTGACGGTTGATGCAATTCAGAAAAGCATTCAAAATACCATCCGTTTAATTCATGGCTTAAACCCCAATATAAATTTCATTTTTACCATTTCACCAGTGCGTCATATCAAAGACGGTTTTGTAGAAAATCAATTGAGTAAGTCACATTTATTTACGGGACTTCACCAGAATCTGCAATCTAAAATTGAGAATCAGCAATTAGAATATTTTCCTTCTTACGAAATTATGATGGACGAACTTCGTGATTATCGTTTTTATGCCGAAGATATGCTGCATCCGAATGCTGTAGCAATTGACTATATCTGGCAGAGATTCAGTGAAAATTATATTGCAGAGAATAGCATTCTGACCTTGCAGGAAGTGGGCGAAATTCAAAAAAGTCTGCACCATCGAAGCTTTAATCCGGAATCTGAACAGCATCAGAAATTTTTAGTCAAGCTTCGTCAGAAAATAAAAACGGTAGAAGAAAAATGGCCGCATATTAAGTTCTAA
- a CDS encoding MerR family transcriptional regulator gives MHIELSKDKRYYSIGEVAKAFNVNASLIRFWDSEFDILKPKKNAKGNRMFTPEDITNLQLIYHLVKERGFTLEGAKTHLKEGQKKTLDKFEIIRKLETIKTQLIDIKNEL, from the coding sequence ATGCATATTGAGCTTTCAAAAGATAAACGATATTACAGCATTGGCGAAGTAGCCAAAGCTTTTAATGTCAATGCATCATTGATTCGGTTTTGGGACAGCGAATTTGACATTTTGAAACCAAAAAAGAATGCCAAAGGCAATCGAATGTTTACGCCCGAAGATATTACCAACTTACAATTGATCTATCATTTGGTTAAAGAAAGAGGTTTTACACTTGAAGGAGCCAAAACACATTTGAAAGAAGGACAAAAGAAAACATTAGATAAATTCGAAATAATACGTAAATTAGAGACCATCAAAACACAATTAATCGATATTAAGAACGAATTATAA
- a CDS encoding GxxExxY protein: MHVKLGPGLLESVYEAILYHELTKRGLRVERQKPLPVIWDQIKLDIGFRADLIVENKVILEIKSIAQITDVHAKQVLTYLKVTKNEIRIIS; this comes from the coding sequence ATACATGTAAAACTTGGACCAGGATTATTAGAATCTGTTTATGAAGCAATTTTGTATCATGAATTAACGAAGAGGGGTTTACGTGTAGAAAGACAAAAGCCCTTGCCCGTAATTTGGGATCAAATTAAATTAGACATCGGATTTAGAGCTGATTTAATAGTAGAAAACAAAGTGATTTTAGAAATTAAATCAATTGCACAAATTACAGATGTTCATGCAAAACAAGTTTTGACTTATCTAAAAGTTACCAAAAATGAAATTAGGATTATTAGTTAA
- a CDS encoding DUF2207 domain-containing protein, with the protein MKRILCFFSILSLILASCSSNVESAVNAENVLLPMTEKYTNASYPEDSSTVTYAYDGNKITSLTYDNGSAVVFTYTGNLITKAVYTETYEGTTHTSTTTFTYENDKLKSTLKVNSGNSLHKKRTYTYNADGTISTITLLINPQTLEETEDSSTILTLDVNGNIIKEESDGFTTVVEYDTKNSPFKSILGYSSLLDSDVFDQDANSSNNLIKVTDISGDGSQDINTYVNTYNSDNYLTKSVNGVETKEYTY; encoded by the coding sequence ATGAAAAGAATTCTATGTTTCTTTAGTATTTTATCACTTATTTTAGCTTCTTGCTCCAGTAATGTTGAAAGTGCTGTCAATGCAGAAAATGTGCTTTTGCCCATGACAGAAAAATACACAAATGCCTCTTATCCGGAAGATAGCAGTACTGTGACTTATGCTTATGATGGAAACAAAATTACCAGTTTAACATACGACAATGGATCTGCAGTTGTATTTACGTATACCGGTAATTTAATAACAAAAGCAGTATATACAGAAACTTACGAAGGTACAACTCATACAAGTACTACTACTTTTACATATGAAAATGATAAACTTAAATCTACATTAAAAGTTAACTCGGGAAATTCTTTGCATAAAAAAAGAACTTATACCTACAATGCAGACGGAACAATTTCGACGATTACACTTCTAATTAATCCACAAACCCTTGAAGAAACTGAAGATTCATCCACTATTCTTACTCTGGATGTTAATGGTAATATTATTAAAGAAGAATCGGATGGTTTTACGACTGTAGTAGAATATGATACTAAAAACAGCCCTTTCAAAAGTATATTAGGATATAGCTCATTGCTGGACTCCGATGTTTTTGATCAGGACGCTAACTCTTCAAATAACCTGATAAAAGTGACTGATATATCTGGCGATGGTAGTCAGGATATAAACACTTATGTGAATACATACAATAGTGATAATTATTTGACTAAATCGGTAAATGGTGTTGAAACAAAAGAGTATACCTATTAA
- the alaS gene encoding alanine--tRNA ligase codes for MKSQDVRKQFLDFFESKGHTIVPSAPIVLKDDPTLMFNNSGMAQFKEYFLGNGTPKSPRIADTQKCLRVSGKHNDLEEVGIDTYHHTMFEMLGNWSFGDYFKKEAINWAWELLTEVYKIPKENLYVSVFEGSKEDNVPFDQEAWDIWKELIDEDRIILGNKKDNFWEMGDQGPCGPCSEIHVDLRTPEEKAAVSGKSLVNNDHPQVVEIWNNVFMEFNRKADGSLEKLPAQHVDTGMGFERLCMALQGKTSNYDTDVFMPLIREIETITGANYTVKASNEAEEKVNIAIRVIADHVRAVAFAIADGQLPSNTGAGYVIRRILRRAIRYGFTFLNIKEAFIYKLVETLSEQMGDSFPEIRTQKALCSNVIREEENSFLRTLDQGLVLLDAVILNNSGDTIDGKKAFELYDTYGFPIDLTALILSEKGLKLDEKGFQEQLQLQKERSRAASKVTAGDWNVLVEDDIQEFVGYDRLSHQVKITKYRRVDSVKDGEIYQLVFNATPFYGESGGQTGDKGYLEAQNGDIVYIIDTKKENNQTIHLAKSLPENLTGTFNAVVDALQRAKTSSNHSATHLLHQGLRKILGTHIEQKGSMVRNTSLRFDFSHFSKVSDEELKEVENFVNARIRESLPLIEKRAIPKDQALEEGAIALFGEKYGDLVRMIKFGDSVELCGGTHVANTADIWHFKIISEGAVAAGIRRIEAITSEAAKDYFESQLLSYDEIRETLKNAQDPVKAIQSLQEENIQLKKQLEILLKDKAKNMKGDLAKELQEINGVQFLAKQVDLNPEGAKDLAYELGNSYNNLFVVFATAQEGKPMLTCYISKEIVAEKNLNAGQVVRELGKYIQGGGGGQPFFATAGGKNVDGIAEALAKAVDFVK; via the coding sequence ATGAAATCACAAGACGTACGTAAACAATTTTTAGATTTTTTTGAGAGTAAAGGACACACTATTGTTCCTTCAGCTCCTATTGTACTTAAAGACGACCCAACCTTAATGTTCAACAACTCGGGAATGGCCCAGTTTAAAGAATATTTTTTAGGAAACGGAACGCCAAAAAGTCCAAGAATTGCCGATACACAAAAATGTCTTCGTGTTTCAGGAAAGCATAATGATCTTGAAGAAGTAGGTATCGATACTTATCACCACACGATGTTTGAGATGCTGGGGAACTGGTCTTTTGGAGATTATTTCAAAAAAGAGGCTATCAACTGGGCTTGGGAATTATTGACAGAAGTGTACAAAATTCCAAAAGAAAATCTTTACGTTTCGGTTTTCGAAGGAAGTAAAGAAGATAATGTGCCGTTTGATCAGGAGGCTTGGGATATCTGGAAAGAATTAATTGATGAAGATCGCATTATTCTGGGGAATAAAAAAGACAACTTCTGGGAGATGGGAGATCAGGGACCATGCGGACCTTGTTCTGAAATTCACGTTGATTTGCGTACTCCGGAAGAAAAAGCAGCCGTTTCAGGAAAAAGTTTAGTAAACAACGATCATCCTCAGGTGGTTGAAATCTGGAATAATGTATTCATGGAATTCAATCGTAAAGCTGATGGGTCGTTGGAAAAACTTCCTGCGCAACACGTTGATACCGGAATGGGATTTGAGCGTTTGTGTATGGCATTACAAGGAAAAACATCCAATTACGATACCGATGTTTTCATGCCTTTGATTAGAGAAATTGAAACTATCACCGGGGCAAATTATACTGTTAAAGCATCAAACGAAGCGGAAGAAAAAGTAAATATTGCGATTCGTGTAATTGCAGACCACGTTCGTGCGGTAGCTTTTGCTATTGCTGATGGACAGTTGCCGTCAAATACCGGTGCAGGTTATGTAATTCGTCGTATTTTGCGTCGTGCTATTCGTTATGGATTTACTTTCTTAAATATAAAAGAAGCTTTCATCTACAAGTTAGTAGAAACTTTAAGTGAACAAATGGGAGATTCTTTCCCGGAAATCAGAACTCAAAAAGCACTTTGCTCGAATGTGATTCGCGAGGAGGAAAACTCTTTCTTACGTACTCTTGATCAGGGATTGGTACTTTTAGATGCTGTGATTCTGAACAATTCAGGAGATACCATCGATGGTAAAAAAGCTTTTGAATTGTATGATACTTACGGTTTTCCGATCGATTTAACAGCTTTGATTCTTTCTGAAAAAGGCTTGAAATTAGACGAAAAAGGATTTCAGGAGCAATTGCAATTGCAAAAAGAACGTTCCCGTGCCGCTTCAAAAGTTACTGCAGGGGACTGGAATGTTTTGGTAGAAGATGATATTCAGGAGTTTGTAGGCTACGACAGATTATCGCATCAGGTAAAAATTACGAAGTACCGCAGAGTGGATAGCGTGAAAGACGGAGAAATTTATCAATTGGTTTTCAATGCAACTCCATTTTATGGTGAAAGCGGAGGACAAACAGGAGATAAAGGATATCTGGAAGCTCAAAATGGTGATATCGTTTATATCATTGATACTAAAAAAGAAAACAATCAAACAATCCACCTGGCAAAATCGTTGCCTGAAAATTTAACAGGAACATTTAACGCGGTTGTGGATGCGCTTCAGAGAGCAAAAACATCATCAAATCACTCGGCTACGCATTTATTGCACCAGGGATTGCGTAAAATATTAGGAACACACATTGAGCAAAAAGGATCTATGGTTCGAAATACTTCTTTGCGTTTTGACTTCTCTCACTTCTCAAAAGTATCCGATGAGGAATTAAAAGAAGTAGAAAATTTTGTGAATGCAAGAATTCGTGAAAGTTTGCCTTTAATCGAAAAAAGAGCTATTCCGAAAGATCAGGCTCTCGAAGAAGGAGCAATTGCTTTGTTTGGAGAGAAGTATGGTGACTTGGTTCGTATGATTAAATTTGGTGATTCTGTCGAATTATGTGGTGGAACTCACGTAGCAAATACTGCTGATATCTGGCATTTCAAAATTATTTCAGAAGGAGCTGTAGCGGCAGGAATCAGAAGGATTGAAGCAATTACGAGTGAAGCTGCAAAAGATTATTTTGAGTCTCAATTGCTTTCTTATGATGAAATTAGAGAGACCTTGAAAAATGCTCAGGATCCTGTGAAAGCGATTCAGTCTTTACAGGAAGAAAACATTCAGTTGAAAAAACAATTGGAAATCTTGTTGAAAGATAAAGCCAAAAACATGAAAGGTGATTTGGCTAAAGAATTGCAGGAAATCAATGGCGTTCAGTTCTTAGCAAAACAAGTAGATTTAAATCCGGAAGGAGCAAAAGATTTGGCTTATGAATTGGGTAATTCTTATAATAATCTGTTTGTAGTTTTCGCAACTGCACAGGAAGGAAAACCAATGCTGACTTGCTATATCTCTAAAGAAATTGTAGCAGAGAAAAACCTAAACGCCGGACAAGTAGTTCGTGAATTAGGAAAATATATCCAGGGAGGAGGAGGAGGACAGCCTTTCTTCGCCACTGCAGGAGGTAAAAATGTTGATGGAATTGCTGAGGCTTTGGCTAAAGCAGTTGATTTCGTGAAGTAA
- a CDS encoding LemA family protein — protein sequence MKRFLPWIIGAVVLIGIYSWVKGINNTAVTLNQTVEQSWGDVQTAYQRRNDLIGNLVNTVKGAADFEKSTLTAVIEARAKATSVTVDPTNITPEQLAEFNKAQSGVSSSLSRLLVSVEQYPTLKANENFLKLQDELASTENQILTARTRFNEAVKPYNNHIKTFPNSLFAGMFGFKEKAYFNAVEGADKPVEVKF from the coding sequence ATGAAAAGATTTTTGCCTTGGATTATTGGAGCAGTTGTACTTATAGGAATTTACAGCTGGGTTAAAGGGATTAACAATACTGCGGTAACATTAAACCAAACTGTAGAGCAATCCTGGGGAGATGTTCAAACAGCTTACCAAAGACGTAATGACCTTATTGGAAATTTAGTAAACACTGTAAAAGGTGCTGCCGATTTCGAAAAATCAACTTTAACAGCTGTTATCGAAGCTCGTGCAAAAGCAACAAGTGTAACCGTAGATCCTACTAATATTACACCGGAACAACTTGCTGAATTCAACAAAGCTCAAAGCGGCGTATCTTCTTCTTTATCAAGATTATTGGTTTCTGTTGAGCAATATCCAACATTAAAAGCAAACGAAAACTTCTTGAAACTACAAGACGAACTGGCTAGTACTGAAAATCAGATTTTAACGGCAAGAACACGTTTCAACGAAGCGGTAAAACCATACAACAACCACATCAAAACATTCCCAAATAGTTTATTTGCAGGTATGTTTGGATTTAAAGAAAAAGCATACTTTAATGCAGTTGAAGGTGCAGACAAACCGGTTGAAGTAAAATTCTAA